A portion of the Gigantopelta aegis isolate Gae_Host chromosome 10, Gae_host_genome, whole genome shotgun sequence genome contains these proteins:
- the LOC121383716 gene encoding zinc finger BED domain-containing protein 4-like, whose protein sequence is MEVAAREACCIPHIGCYAHTLNLAAQKGLKVNAVSRILARVWRVVSFFFFFYRSTTAAALLKEKTKQLGLKNVKLLQDVPTRWNSACDMLERFRELQPAIYAVQVAKEIRSNVNDISTLSEADITIAEDIVACLLPLKAITTVLCTEKMPTVSIILPLQKKLLTSVLVSKEMDSDVIKQMKKTMASDLDSRYANKQEFLQECTVLDPRFKASCVTTEQQHEVYDRLATEAASLKSQPQLPVSGKVEPSTSTPTVTDLPALPDLPDVESADLQSDVKLVDDVKSVTAITTKITSDLTTQSGCASGGLASILGDVVFIKKEMLPQKSNLEQAIFEIDVFKGQALIPVSEDPLVW, encoded by the exons ATGGAAGTTGCAGCGAGAGAGGCATGTTGTATTCCTCATATTGGATGCTACGCTCATACACTCAACTTGGCAGCGCAAAAGGGCCTTAAGGTGAACGCCGTGTCACGAATTCTTGCTCGTGTATGGCGCGTCGtatcctttttcttctttttttaccgTAGTACGACTGCTGCAGCTTTGCTAAAAGAGAAAACTAAACAGCTAGGACTTAAAAATGTTAAGTTACTGCAAGATGTACCTACACGGTGGAATTCTGCGTGTGATATGCTGGAGAGGTTTCGTGAACTGCAGCCCGCAATCTACGCTGTACAAGTGGCTAAAGAAATTCGTAGCAATGTGAATGACATATCAACATTATCTGAGGCAGATATCACGATAGCAGAGGACATTGTGGCGTGCCTTCTTCCACTGAAAGCAATTACAACTGTATTATGCACAGAGAAGATGCCTACTGTATCTATCATTCTTCCACTCCAGAAAAAATTGCTGACAAGTGTTCTGGTTTCTAAAGAGATGGATTCTGATGTTATTAAACAGATGAAGAAGACGATGGCTTCTGATCTGGATAGCAG GTATGCCAATAAGCAGGAGTTTTTGCAGGAGTGTACTGTTTTGGATCCTCGCTTCAAAGCATCCTGTGTCACTACAGAGCAGCAACATGAGGTGTATGACAGACTTGCTACCGAAGCAGCTAGTTTGAAGTCACAACCTCAGTTACCTGTATCTGGGAAGGTGGAACCGAGCACATCAACCCCAACAGTTACTGACCTACCGGCGTTACCAGACTTGCCAGATGTTGAATCAGCTG ATTTACAGTCCGATGTCAAACTAGTAGATGATGTCAAGTCTGTCACTGCAATCACGACAAAGATTACTAGTGACCTCACTACTCAGTCTGGTTGTGCTAGTGGTGGTTTAGCCTCCATTTTGGgtgatgttgtttttataaagaaGGAGATGTTACCCCAGAAATCCAATTTGGAACAGGCTATATTTGAGATTGATGTGTTCAAGGGACAGGCACTAATACCAGTGTCAGAAGACCCATTGGTCTGGTGA